The following are encoded in a window of bacterium genomic DNA:
- a CDS encoding DUF2339 domain-containing protein, which translates to MFDEPFLIVLTLLAIYIVVQLRKIKNSISDLNRLEDRLLDIQRELRHPVKPLEKPAIIPEKAVPQPPPIPINLLDNKPAPKDGSAGTPRPTEIQETPTPPPAWVQSAKDILNRIWQWILVGEEYRPKGVTMEYAVATTWLMRVGIVALVSCAGYFLKWSLDNNLMGPTLRVAMSILFGLGMLGGGIRLLGNRWNILGQGFVGGGLATLYFSMYALGPLYHLLDSMVLVFALMILITVAAGILALYADSMLIAIFGLIGGFCTPILLSTGTPNFPALFSYLLLLNLGILGIAHLRQWRLLNYLGFVFTYAIYIGSLSQYKTSDFPVAITFLSLFFVAHSTLVFLHNLRRSIQASLLEIMHLVFNAGLFSWFAYSLIIEAVGRPYPALMTIAIALYYVLHVAAFIQLKSTDRRLLVALIALAGFYTTLTMPLAMEQESLTLAWSLQAFMFLWLGRRLDSAFLRQVAYVVYALTLMRLAVFECPRFDFSSATPSDMTAYWKALATRLWTFGGAIGSIAAAFILELHQAIRPSEQTAEPLPDTPDVAPASITHRIFFWGAVAVIFLYLHSELYMMFSFFTPWRPAMLTGLWCAMALGFLLLYRSAQTTPFVAGLIFFAAGAVIKTIFVDMPGWNLCEQGYFNMTYTPFLALMRWLDFTAVLVLLGAGAALLYRQGTKTIIPAIFGYTAIALLWLYLTTELYSLLHWKLREFEAGGISVLWTLFAFSFITGGIWRRIRAIRIVGLILFTTVALKVFMVDMAHMPTIYRVIALMIIGILLLLGSFVYLRASKKFIKEETL; encoded by the coding sequence ATGTTTGATGAACCTTTTTTGATCGTCCTCACCCTTCTCGCCATTTATATCGTCGTCCAACTCCGAAAGATCAAGAACAGTATTAGCGATCTGAATCGCCTGGAAGATCGACTTCTGGATATCCAACGGGAACTCCGCCATCCAGTCAAACCCCTGGAAAAGCCCGCCATCATCCCCGAGAAAGCGGTGCCTCAGCCGCCGCCCATTCCAATAAACCTGTTGGACAACAAACCAGCGCCCAAAGACGGCTCGGCAGGGACGCCTCGCCCTACCGAAATACAGGAAACACCCACTCCACCCCCAGCCTGGGTTCAGTCCGCCAAGGACATCCTGAACCGCATCTGGCAATGGATCCTGGTGGGCGAGGAATACCGACCCAAAGGCGTGACCATGGAATATGCCGTGGCCACGACCTGGCTGATGCGGGTGGGAATTGTGGCCCTCGTCTCCTGTGCGGGCTATTTCCTGAAGTGGTCGCTGGATAACAACCTCATGGGCCCCACCCTACGCGTGGCCATGAGCATTCTGTTTGGCCTCGGCATGCTGGGTGGCGGCATCCGCCTGCTGGGAAACCGCTGGAACATCCTGGGCCAGGGCTTCGTGGGCGGCGGCCTGGCCACCCTGTATTTCAGCATGTATGCGCTCGGGCCTCTCTATCACCTGCTGGATTCCATGGTTCTGGTTTTCGCCCTGATGATCCTGATCACCGTCGCGGCCGGCATCCTGGCCCTCTATGCAGACTCCATGCTAATCGCCATTTTCGGCCTCATCGGCGGCTTCTGTACCCCCATCCTGCTCAGCACGGGAACCCCCAACTTCCCGGCACTTTTCAGTTATCTGCTCCTGCTCAATCTCGGCATCCTTGGCATCGCCCATCTCCGCCAATGGCGCCTCCTTAATTATCTGGGCTTCGTATTCACCTATGCCATCTATATCGGCTCGCTCAGCCAATATAAAACGTCGGACTTTCCTGTCGCCATCACCTTCCTCTCGTTATTCTTCGTGGCGCACTCCACCCTTGTTTTTCTCCACAACCTGCGCCGCTCAATTCAAGCGTCCCTGCTTGAAATCATGCATCTTGTATTCAATGCCGGACTTTTCTCCTGGTTTGCCTACAGTCTGATTATCGAAGCAGTAGGCCGCCCTTACCCGGCGCTGATGACCATCGCCATCGCCTTATACTATGTCCTGCATGTCGCGGCTTTCATCCAGTTAAAATCTACCGATCGCCGATTGCTGGTGGCCCTGATTGCCCTGGCTGGTTTCTACACCACGCTGACCATGCCCCTGGCCATGGAACAGGAATCACTCACGCTCGCCTGGTCTTTACAGGCGTTTATGTTCCTCTGGCTCGGACGCCGACTCGACAGCGCCTTTTTGCGGCAGGTGGCCTACGTAGTCTACGCGCTCACCTTGATGCGGCTGGCAGTATTTGAATGTCCCCGCTTTGATTTCTCCAGTGCTACCCCATCCGACATGACGGCCTATTGGAAAGCCCTGGCAACACGATTATGGACTTTTGGCGGCGCCATCGGTTCGATAGCGGCGGCCTTCATTCTTGAACTGCACCAGGCCATCAGACCGTCCGAACAAACCGCAGAACCTCTGCCCGATACGCCTGATGTTGCGCCCGCCTCCATTACCCATCGCATCTTCTTCTGGGGTGCCGTAGCGGTAATCTTCCTGTATCTCCACAGCGAGCTTTACATGATGTTCAGCTTTTTCACCCCCTGGCGTCCCGCCATGTTAACGGGCCTCTGGTGCGCCATGGCACTGGGCTTCCTGTTGCTTTACCGCTCGGCACAAACCACTCCGTTCGTCGCGGGGTTGATATTCTTTGCCGCCGGTGCGGTCATCAAAACCATCTTTGTCGATATGCCCGGCTGGAATTTGTGTGAGCAAGGCTATTTTAACATGACCTATACGCCTTTCCTTGCCCTCATGCGCTGGCTGGACTTTACCGCCGTGCTCGTCCTTCTGGGGGCAGGCGCCGCTCTACTCTATCGCCAGGGAACCAAAACCATCATTCCCGCCATCTTTGGTTACACCGCCATCGCCCTGCTCTGGCTTTACCTGACCACCGAGCTCTACAGTCTTCTCCACTGGAAGCTCCGTGAATTTGAAGCGGGCGGCATCTCGGTACTCTGGACCCTCTTCGCCTTCAGTTTCATCACCGGCGGGATCTGGAGGCGGATCCGCGCCATCCGGATCGTCGGCTTGATCCTTTTCACCACCGTCGCCCTCAAAGTCTTCATGGTCGATATGGCCCATATGCCCACCATCTACCGGGTCATCGCCCTGATGATTATCGGCATCCTGCTGCTCCTCGGCTCATTCGTCTATCTCCGCGCCAGCAAAAAGTTCATCAAGGAGGAAACCCTATGA
- a CDS encoding type I restriction-modification system subunit M: MALKKSELYSSLWAGCDELRGGMDASQYKDYVLVLLFVKYVSDKFAGQPYAPITIPPGASFTDLVALKGKASIGDDINKKILGPLAQANTLSDMPDFNDPNKLGSGKEMVERLTNLIAIFENPALDFSKNRADGDDLLGDAYEYLMRHFATESGKSKGQFYTPAEVSRVIAQILGIHHADTRNETTVYDPTCGSGSLLLKVGDEARHGKDVHVSLFGQEKDSSTAGLAHMNMILHNYGTAEIKQGNTLASPLFIEGDALKTFDYVVANPPFSDKRWSTGLTPDVDPFRRFAGYGVPPAKQGDYAYLLHILRSLKSTGKGACILPHGVLFRGNAEGVIRRNLIQRGVIKGIIGLPANLFYGTGIPACIIMLDKEHAQARKGIFMIDASKGFRKDGNKNRLREQDIHRIVDTFTRQVEIPGYARLIPVSEISAAKNDYNLNLPRYIDSTEAEDLQDITAHLRGGIPDRDLDALARYWTVLPNVRATLFKPVRKGYSRLSTLDSQPATGSSLKAAILGHEEFTAFNASATKLFTKWKNANTPHLKGFTQNGHPKVLIETISENLLTTFEKAPLLDPYDIYQHLMDYWAETMQDDSYIIADEGWLKGAQPRLVIEDKAKKTKAKPDFVVGKKKYQTELIPPALVIARYYAKEQAAIETLEAQIAAIQQQIEEMAEEHGGEEGLLVEAFTEKGTLTAKSVKDRLKQLAVDSGQWTVEEEDALTGWLKLAQQEADTGAELKTVQDALMAKVAAKYGQLTETEIKTLVVDDKWLATLAAAVQGELDRVSQTLTGRIRELAERYASPLPQITEEVAELEAKVARHLERMGFKS, encoded by the coding sequence ATGGCCTTGAAGAAATCTGAACTCTACTCATCCCTCTGGGCCGGGTGTGACGAACTGCGCGGCGGTATGGATGCCAGTCAGTACAAGGACTATGTTCTGGTGCTGCTTTTCGTTAAATACGTCAGCGATAAGTTTGCCGGTCAGCCTTATGCTCCCATCACGATTCCGCCAGGCGCCAGTTTCACTGACTTGGTCGCACTCAAGGGCAAAGCGAGCATCGGCGATGACATCAATAAGAAAATCCTGGGCCCCCTCGCTCAGGCCAACACGCTGTCTGATATGCCGGATTTCAACGATCCGAACAAACTCGGTAGCGGCAAGGAGATGGTCGAGCGCCTGACCAACCTCATCGCCATTTTCGAAAACCCCGCCCTCGATTTCTCAAAGAACCGCGCTGATGGGGATGACCTCCTGGGGGATGCCTATGAATACCTGATGCGGCATTTCGCCACGGAAAGCGGCAAGAGCAAAGGCCAGTTCTATACCCCCGCCGAGGTCAGCCGCGTCATCGCCCAGATCCTCGGGATCCACCATGCAGACACCCGGAACGAAACCACCGTCTATGATCCGACCTGCGGCTCCGGCTCCCTTCTCTTGAAGGTCGGGGATGAGGCGCGGCACGGCAAGGACGTGCACGTCTCCCTGTTCGGACAGGAAAAGGATTCCTCCACTGCCGGTCTCGCCCACATGAATATGATCCTGCATAATTATGGCACGGCCGAGATCAAGCAGGGCAACACGCTTGCCAGTCCCCTTTTTATCGAAGGCGACGCGCTGAAGACCTTCGATTACGTCGTCGCCAATCCGCCCTTCAGCGATAAACGCTGGAGCACCGGCCTCACTCCCGACGTCGATCCCTTCCGTCGTTTCGCCGGCTATGGCGTTCCGCCTGCCAAGCAGGGCGACTACGCCTACCTCCTGCATATCCTCCGCTCACTCAAGAGCACAGGCAAGGGCGCCTGCATCCTCCCGCACGGTGTTCTCTTCCGTGGCAACGCCGAGGGCGTCATCCGCCGCAATCTGATCCAGCGTGGCGTGATCAAGGGAATTATCGGCCTGCCCGCCAACCTTTTCTACGGCACCGGCATCCCCGCCTGCATCATCATGCTGGACAAGGAGCACGCCCAGGCCCGCAAGGGCATTTTCATGATTGATGCCTCCAAGGGGTTCCGGAAGGACGGCAACAAAAACCGCCTCCGTGAACAGGACATCCACCGTATTGTGGACACCTTCACCCGTCAGGTCGAAATCCCCGGCTACGCCCGCCTGATCCCCGTGTCCGAGATCAGCGCCGCGAAAAATGACTACAATCTCAACCTGCCCCGCTACATCGACAGTACTGAGGCCGAGGACCTTCAGGACATCACCGCCCATTTGCGCGGCGGTATCCCGGATCGCGACCTTGATGCGCTGGCCCGCTACTGGACCGTGCTCCCCAATGTCCGGGCGACCCTTTTCAAACCCGTGCGAAAAGGCTATTCCCGACTCTCGACTCTCGACTCTCAACCCGCAACTGGTTCATCTCTGAAAGCGGCGATCCTTGGCCATGAGGAATTCACCGCCTTTAACGCCTCCGCAACCAAACTTTTTACGAAATGGAAGAACGCCAATACCCCGCACCTTAAGGGCTTCACCCAGAACGGCCATCCCAAGGTCCTCATCGAAACCATTTCTGAGAACCTGCTCACTACCTTTGAAAAGGCGCCACTTCTGGACCCCTATGACATTTACCAGCACCTCATGGACTACTGGGCTGAGACGATGCAGGACGATAGTTACATCATCGCCGACGAGGGCTGGCTCAAGGGTGCCCAGCCCCGGCTCGTGATTGAGGACAAGGCCAAGAAGACCAAGGCCAAGCCTGATTTCGTGGTCGGCAAAAAGAAATACCAGACCGAACTGATCCCGCCCGCCCTGGTCATCGCCCGCTACTACGCCAAGGAGCAGGCCGCCATTGAGACGTTGGAAGCGCAGATCGCCGCCATTCAGCAGCAGATTGAGGAAATGGCCGAGGAACACGGTGGGGAAGAGGGGCTGCTGGTCGAAGCCTTTACCGAAAAAGGCACACTCACCGCCAAGAGCGTGAAAGACCGGCTCAAGCAGTTGGCAGTTGACAGTGGGCAGTGGACAGTGGAGGAAGAAGACGCATTGACCGGGTGGTTGAAGTTGGCGCAGCAGGAAGCGGACACCGGTGCGGAACTCAAGACCGTGCAGGACGCGCTCATGGCCAAGGTCGCGGCCAAATACGGTCAACTCACCGAGACCGAGATCAAGACCCTTGTGGTGGACGACAAATGGCTGGCCACCCTGGCCGCCGCCGTGCAGGGCGAGTTGGACCGTGTCTCCCAGACCCTGACCGGCCGCATTCGCGAACTCGCTGAACGCTACGCATCCCCCCTGCCACAGATTACTGAGGAAGTGGCTGAACTGGAAGCCAAGGTGGCCAGGCATCTGGAGAGAATGGGTTTCAAGTCATGA
- a CDS encoding four helix bundle protein codes for MNTSFDHEKLNVYKEAIKFVVWADELLETLPKNLAVHGQLDRAATSIPLNIAEGNGKYTAPDRCRFFDIARGSALECAACLDVLVAKKRLKEADEGKEILVRIVSMLVGLIRSTSSDRVHEDSCSYVT; via the coding sequence ATGAACACAAGTTTTGATCACGAGAAATTGAATGTATACAAAGAGGCGATTAAGTTTGTCGTTTGGGCGGATGAACTTCTGGAAACGCTCCCCAAAAATCTGGCTGTGCACGGTCAACTGGACAGAGCAGCGACATCCATTCCGCTAAACATTGCTGAGGGAAATGGGAAATACACAGCACCTGATCGATGCCGATTCTTCGATATCGCTCGTGGTTCGGCACTGGAATGTGCGGCGTGTCTGGATGTGCTTGTAGCCAAAAAAAGACTTAAAGAGGCCGACGAGGGGAAAGAGATTCTGGTTCGAATCGTCTCCATGCTGGTAGGATTAATCAGAAGCACATCGTCTGATCGTGTTCATGAAGATAGTTGCTCTTACGTAACGTAA
- a CDS encoding restriction endonuclease subunit S, with translation MNSPLAAPLSTAHCPLSTLGSPPIPPGYKQTDVGVIPEEWEVSSVGREFEIKLGKMLDSEKNFGVSKPYLGNRAVQWDRIDISDLPNVPMTRADIERFRLRKGDLLVCEGGEVGRAAIWDAPIDECYYQKAIHRLRALRGFDSRLMAALLRLWSERGLLANYVTQTSIAHLPREKFMEIPIPVPPLPEQRAIAEALSDVDALLCGLDRLIAKKRDLKQATMQQLLTPPRAGQAGQTRLPGFKGEWEVKRLGEVGKCLRGVSYQGDSDLSNRDTTRTKRLLRSNNVQDAVVVTEDVQFVNAARVTLLQVLKKDDILICMANGSKALVGKSGLFRVIDGYEYTFGAFMGCFRTNPNETNPSFVFYLFQTGRYRDYINNLLAGSSINNLRPSSIESLEFPIPPLPEQTAIAGVLSDMDTELAALEQRREKTRALKQGMMQELLTGRIRLGAGGEQKGKMRHIEEMGRIKHGAPVSHKARGGAA, from the coding sequence ATGAACTCACCACTCGCCGCTCCACTGTCCACTGCCCACTGCCCACTGTCCACTCTTGGCTCCCCCCCCATCCCCCCCGGCTACAAACAGACCGACGTGGGCGTGATCCCGGAGGAATGGGAGGTTTCCTCCGTGGGTCGTGAGTTTGAAATCAAACTCGGTAAGATGCTCGACTCCGAAAAGAATTTTGGCGTGTCGAAGCCATATCTTGGTAACAGGGCAGTTCAGTGGGATCGAATCGATATTAGCGACCTGCCGAACGTCCCGATGACACGCGCCGATATTGAAAGATTTCGCTTGAGAAAAGGTGACCTTCTTGTGTGCGAAGGCGGTGAAGTTGGCCGCGCTGCAATATGGGATGCTCCGATTGACGAATGCTACTACCAAAAAGCGATCCACCGATTGCGTGCTTTACGTGGCTTCGACTCGAGGCTCATGGCGGCGCTATTGCGTCTATGGTCTGAGCGTGGGCTCCTTGCAAACTACGTAACCCAGACAAGCATCGCGCACCTGCCCCGTGAGAAGTTCATGGAAATTCCGATACCCGTGCCTCCCCTCCCCGAACAACGCGCCATCGCCGAGGCATTAAGCGATGTGGATGCGCTACTGTGCGGACTGGACCGGCTCATTGCCAAGAAACGCGACCTCAAACAGGCCACCATGCAGCAACTCCTTACCCCGCCACGGGCGGGGCAAGCCGGCCAAACCCGCCTCCCTGGGTTCAAAGGGGAGTGGGAGGTGAAGAGGCTGGGGGAGGTTGGCAAGTGCCTTCGCGGTGTTAGTTACCAAGGAGACAGTGATCTGTCTAATCGCGATACGACTCGTACGAAGCGACTGCTTCGGTCGAACAACGTTCAGGATGCTGTCGTCGTCACTGAAGATGTTCAATTCGTTAATGCTGCACGAGTGACATTGCTCCAAGTGCTCAAAAAAGATGACATTCTTATTTGTATGGCAAACGGCAGCAAGGCCCTTGTTGGTAAGTCTGGTTTGTTCAGGGTGATCGATGGATACGAATACACATTCGGCGCTTTCATGGGTTGCTTTCGCACGAACCCCAATGAAACGAATCCCTCTTTTGTTTTCTATCTTTTCCAGACTGGACGATACCGCGACTACATCAATAACTTGCTCGCAGGTTCGAGCATCAACAATTTGAGGCCGAGCAGTATTGAGTCTCTTGAGTTTCCCATTCCCCCCCTCCCCGAACAAACCGCCATCGCCGGTGTGCTCTCCGACATGGATACGGAACTGGCGGCGTTGGAGCAGAGGCGGGAGAAGACCCGCGCCCTCAAGCAGGGGATGATGCAGGAGCTGCTGACGGGGAGGATCAGGCTGGGTGCGGGAGGGGAACAAAAGGGAAAAATGAGACATATTGAAGAAATGGGACGTATAAAACATGGGGCACCTGTGTCCCATAAAGCACGGGGAGGTGCCGCGTGA
- a CDS encoding four helix bundle suffix domain-containing protein: MSKGFIPPHGGFENLHSYRKSLIIFLATYYLAKRWVRAGSRTRDQMEQSARSGKQNIVEGSLAAATSKQTEVHLTNVARASLGELLEDYKDFLRLRALPIWPKDAPRMLALRALGNNDATYETYKNYVESDDPEMVGNVMVCLCTQTCYLLDQQIRELEQAFLKEGGIRERMTQARNEARDQQTPPEPDAPACPLCNKPMRKRTARQGKNAGNAFWGCSGFPACKGTRPS, encoded by the coding sequence GTGAGCAAGGGCTTCATTCCTCCGCATGGTGGCTTTGAGAATCTTCACAGCTACCGGAAGTCTCTCATCATCTTTCTGGCGACCTACTACCTGGCGAAGCGCTGGGTGCGTGCGGGGTCGCGGACTCGCGACCAAATGGAGCAATCTGCCCGGTCCGGCAAGCAGAACATCGTCGAAGGCAGCCTTGCCGCCGCCACCTCCAAGCAGACCGAGGTTCACCTGACCAATGTGGCCCGCGCCAGTTTGGGTGAACTCCTGGAAGACTATAAGGATTTCCTCCGCCTGCGCGCCCTGCCGATCTGGCCCAAGGACGCCCCTCGTATGCTGGCACTGAGGGCGCTGGGGAATAATGATGCGACGTATGAGACCTATAAGAATTATGTGGAGAGCGATGACCCGGAAATGGTCGGAAACGTCATGGTCTGCCTTTGTACCCAGACCTGCTACCTGCTCGATCAGCAAATCCGGGAACTGGAACAGGCCTTTCTCAAAGAGGGTGGCATCCGCGAACGCATGACACAGGCACGGAATGAGGCCCGTGACCAGCAGACCCCGCCTGAACCCGACGCTCCCGCTTGCCCACTTTGTAACAAGCCCATGCGAAAACGCACGGCCCGGCAGGGGAAAAATGCAGGCAATGCCTTCTGGGGCTGTTCTGGTTTTCCCGCGTGCAAAGGCACGCGCCCATCATGA